One window of Corynebacterium accolens genomic DNA carries:
- a CDS encoding Na(+)/H(+) antiporter subunit C, producing MQANLFLLLAAGVMVSAGIYLLLDRAMTKMLLGLLLLGNGANLFMLQAGGPAGSPPIDGREAQPYGSDIADPLTQAMILTAIVISMALTAFILTLAYRQYRYRTADVIEDDAEDTAIAAKASKPGNAAASADHDASNDPATGRATKEGDNFGPESFEEPVKGAEDD from the coding sequence ATGCAAGCCAACCTCTTCCTCCTGCTCGCCGCCGGAGTGATGGTTTCTGCGGGCATCTACCTCTTGCTCGATCGCGCCATGACCAAGATGCTGCTCGGGCTGCTCTTGCTGGGCAATGGCGCCAACCTCTTCATGCTGCAGGCCGGTGGCCCGGCGGGCTCGCCGCCCATCGATGGCCGCGAGGCCCAGCCTTATGGCAGCGATATTGCGGATCCACTTACCCAAGCGATGATCCTTACCGCCATCGTCATCTCCATGGCGCTAACGGCCTTCATCCTCACCTTGGCCTACCGCCAGTACCGCTACCGCACCGCCGACGTCATTGAAGATGACGCCGAAGACACCGCGATTGCCGCCAAGGCCTCCAAGCCCGGCAATGCCGCGGCGAGCGCGGATCATGATGCCTCCAATGACCCCGCCACCGGGCGGGCCACCAAGGAAGGCGATAATTTCGGCCCCGAGTCCTTCGAGGAGCCAGTGAAGGGAGCCGAAGATGACTGA
- a CDS encoding Na+/H+ antiporter subunit D: MTEPFHQAAEAMYPYVGALIPLPVIIPAVAAALSLLFARMPNVQRQIAFFSLLITAAVNASLIIIVDFHGIQTLQIGGWDAPVGITLVADRLSTMILFTSSVVLFSVIWYAISQGVRDGTKDEPVAVFLPTYMLLTMGVNISFLAGDLFNLYVGFEVFLVASYVLLTLGASAGRVRAGVGYVMVSMASSMIFLLALAYVYASVGTMNMAQIGQRMQDIPEGTRTAIFATLLVAFGIKAAVVPLAAWLPDSYPTAPSLVTAVFAGLLTKVGVYAIIRARTSIFTNGGLDTVLMWVALATMLVGILGAIAQTDIKRLLSFTLVSHIGYMIFGVSLGTAQGLSGAIFYAIHHILVQTALFLVVGLIERQAGTSSLRRLGSLMYSAPLIAVLYFIPAINLGGVPPFSGFLGKIILIQAGANEGSWLAWVLIGGALVTSLLTLYVMMLVWAKGFQRDRADAPEGNVALARPAPLSDITDEVEFSSRQDVGRVPFGMLGATALLVIASTSITFLAGPISGITSRAAESAQDTSIYQYAVLGENADNPTRHLDQKERYEGGADSYKERSHLLPDPGPAHDPKSAAPETPSAETPSSETPSSETPSKDAPGKSGASESPTPVKKEARDD, from the coding sequence ATGACTGAGCCATTCCACCAGGCGGCCGAGGCGATGTACCCGTATGTCGGCGCCCTCATCCCGCTGCCGGTTATCATCCCGGCCGTGGCCGCGGCGCTCTCGCTGCTTTTTGCCCGCATGCCTAATGTGCAGCGCCAGATCGCCTTTTTCTCCCTGCTGATTACGGCTGCGGTGAACGCGAGCCTGATCATAATAGTGGATTTCCATGGCATACAGACGCTGCAAATTGGCGGCTGGGATGCGCCGGTGGGCATCACGTTGGTAGCGGACCGGCTCTCCACGATGATCCTCTTTACCTCGTCTGTGGTGCTGTTCTCCGTTATCTGGTACGCCATTTCCCAGGGTGTGCGCGATGGCACCAAGGACGAACCGGTCGCGGTCTTCTTGCCCACCTACATGTTGCTGACCATGGGCGTAAATATCTCCTTTTTGGCCGGCGACTTGTTTAACCTGTACGTCGGCTTCGAGGTCTTCCTTGTGGCCTCGTATGTGCTGTTGACCTTGGGGGCATCGGCAGGCCGCGTGCGCGCCGGCGTGGGTTATGTGATGGTCTCGATGGCCTCATCCATGATCTTCCTGCTGGCGCTGGCATATGTCTATGCCTCCGTCGGCACCATGAACATGGCGCAGATTGGCCAGCGCATGCAGGACATCCCGGAGGGCACCCGCACCGCCATCTTCGCCACCTTGCTCGTGGCCTTTGGCATTAAGGCCGCGGTGGTGCCGCTAGCCGCCTGGCTGCCGGACTCCTACCCCACCGCGCCCTCGCTGGTGACGGCCGTCTTCGCCGGCCTGCTGACCAAGGTCGGTGTGTACGCGATCATCCGCGCGCGCACGTCCATCTTTACCAATGGTGGGCTCGATACCGTGCTGATGTGGGTGGCGCTGGCCACCATGCTGGTGGGCATCCTGGGCGCCATCGCGCAGACCGATATTAAGCGTCTGCTGTCCTTTACCCTGGTCAGCCACATCGGTTATATGATCTTTGGCGTCTCCTTGGGCACCGCCCAGGGGCTATCCGGCGCCATTTTCTACGCCATCCACCACATTCTGGTGCAGACCGCGCTTTTCTTGGTCGTCGGCCTCATCGAGCGCCAGGCCGGTACCTCCTCGCTCCGGCGCCTGGGCTCGCTGATGTATTCCGCCCCGCTTATCGCCGTGCTGTATTTCATCCCGGCCATCAACCTGGGCGGCGTACCGCCGTTCTCTGGTTTCTTGGGCAAGATCATCCTCATTCAGGCAGGCGCCAATGAAGGCTCCTGGCTGGCATGGGTGCTTATCGGTGGCGCACTGGTGACCTCGCTGCTGACTCTTTATGTCATGATGCTGGTCTGGGCCAAGGGCTTCCAGCGCGACCGCGCCGATGCCCCCGAGGGTAACGTCGCCCTGGCTCGCCCCGCCCCGCTTTCCGATATCACCGATGAGGTCGAGTTCTCCTCCCGCCAGGACGTCGGCCGGGTGCCGTTCGGCATGCTGGGTGCCACCGCACTACTGGTCATCGCCTCCACCTCGATTACCTTCCTCGCCGGCCCGATTTCCGGCATTACCTCCCGCGCGGCCGAATCCGCGCAGGATACCTCCATTTATCAGTACGCCGTATTGGGCGAAAACGCCGATAACCCTACCCGGCACCTTGACCAGAAGGAGCGCTACGAAGGCGGCGCGGACTCCTACAAAGAGCGCAGCCACCTGCTGCCGGATCCCGGCCCGGCCCACGATCCGAAATCCGCCGCGCCGGAGACCCCGAGCGCTGAAACGCCGAGTTCGGAGACACCGAGTTCGGAGACGCCGAGCAAGGATGCGCCGGGGAAATCGGGGGCATCGGAAAGCCCTACGCCAGTAAAGAAGGAGGCCCGCGATGACTAA
- a CDS encoding Na+/H+ antiporter subunit E: MTKSRFAGVRYRFRPWFTVWITVMWCMLMGEITVGNVVGGLLVALVIVFALPLPAMPIAGVEVAWGKFFRYMLRWFWELFYASLKVGWLASRPQPLPKTAILELPMRLENEFILSLAVTLYNLQPGGTVTDIDIANRMITIHILDARDEAQIQREIDAVSRLESSMIEIFERSHP, from the coding sequence ATGACTAAGAGCCGCTTTGCCGGTGTGCGCTACCGTTTCCGGCCGTGGTTTACCGTCTGGATCACGGTCATGTGGTGCATGCTCATGGGCGAAATCACGGTGGGCAATGTGGTCGGCGGCCTCCTCGTCGCCCTGGTCATCGTCTTTGCCCTGCCGCTGCCGGCGATGCCCATTGCCGGCGTCGAGGTCGCGTGGGGCAAATTCTTCCGCTACATGCTCCGCTGGTTCTGGGAGCTGTTTTACGCCTCCCTCAAGGTGGGCTGGCTCGCCTCAAGGCCGCAGCCGCTGCCCAAGACCGCCATCCTGGAATTGCCGATGCGCCTAGAAAATGAGTTCATCCTCTCCCTTGCCGTGACGCTATATAACCTGCAGCCGGGTGGAACGGTGACGGATATTGACATCGCCAATCGCATGATCACCATCCACATCCTGGATGCCCGGGATGAGGCGCAGATCCAGCGCGAAATCGATGCCGTGTCCCGCCTAGAATCTTCCATGATCGAGATCTTTGAAAGGAGCCACCCATAA
- a CDS encoding monovalent cation/H+ antiporter complex subunit F, with amino-acid sequence MDPQIYHAILLVPAFLLWVSVLITVWRIIVGPNSLDRLVGMDGFTAMFQCALATYMCWSLDTSVVSAMLVIALLGFISTVSVTRFRKRDNQ; translated from the coding sequence ATGGATCCGCAGATCTATCACGCCATCCTGCTGGTTCCCGCATTCCTGCTGTGGGTCTCCGTATTAATCACCGTCTGGCGCATTATCGTAGGGCCCAACTCCCTCGACCGGCTGGTGGGAATGGACGGTTTTACCGCCATGTTCCAGTGCGCGCTGGCGACCTACATGTGCTGGTCGCTCGATACCTCCGTGGTCTCGGCCATGCTGGTCATCGCGCTGCTCGGCTTCATCTCCACCGTATCCGTCACCAGGTTTAGGAAGAGGGATAACCAATGA
- a CDS encoding monovalent cation/H(+) antiporter subunit G: MSWSLIADILSLILVISGSLLILAAAIGLARFKDTMSRVHAVSKPQTTGLILTIMGAFIRITGAESFSMAERGDLGMLILLVLFAMFTSPVTAQRTSRIARREGLYGSEESMSRNDRPAGRSLRRK; the protein is encoded by the coding sequence ATGAGTTGGTCACTAATCGCCGATATTCTCTCGCTCATCCTCGTCATTAGCGGAAGCCTGCTCATCCTCGCCGCCGCCATTGGCCTGGCGCGCTTTAAGGACACGATGTCCCGCGTGCATGCCGTGAGCAAGCCGCAGACGACCGGGCTCATCCTCACCATCATGGGTGCGTTCATCCGCATCACCGGGGCGGAATCATTCAGTATGGCCGAGCGCGGTGATTTGGGTATGCTTATTTTGCTGGTACTGTTTGCGATGTTTACCAGCCCGGTGACCGCGCAGCGCACCTCACGCATTGCACGCCGTGAAGGCCTGTACGGTTCCGAGGAATCGATGTCGCGCAATGATCGCCCTGCCGGCCGTTCGCTGCGCCGCAAATAG
- a CDS encoding glycosyltransferase 87 family protein, whose product MKKLYGLPTLATLLVAFFIFSLSRYSKYDGPNAFIWRVPLDLKIYWLAGGEVADGANLYDNAYIGNLPFTYPPFAGTLFKWISSLADDPLIILWQGGTILALLAVILMVFHERGLKLSPLTWVVGILLVLCAPAVEPMYGTLFYGQINVFLMFLVALDLIPKKWALPGVGIGLAAGLKLTPAFMGLVLLFQKRWWQAVISVLTFAVTVAIGFVTIPDAEVFWTDAIFNSSRVGEHTNPGAQSIRSLMVRAWGIDGGWMWLAAVAVVFVLTCLALRTAMKHKNNSAAMALAGISACLVSPFSWYHHWVWVFPLAIVVLISVNQALGKRLRGVIGAQVAALVSFAAMCIVLLPYVSAAFWLEGANRSLNHWDFQPWAMLFFTGSGILYIAFYALWGFIPGTQPSKDEPHAGQHAAQPAAQPQHAQAQHAQPQRTQASGVPAAGAPASGAPESGATSQGASAPDETAEFPVFNPETREFPSTEGYTDIPAPPSYGGRHARDNG is encoded by the coding sequence GTGAAAAAGCTATACGGACTGCCTACTCTGGCCACCCTTTTGGTTGCCTTTTTTATTTTCAGCCTCTCCCGCTATAGCAAATACGACGGTCCCAATGCCTTCATCTGGCGCGTGCCGTTGGATCTGAAGATTTACTGGCTCGCCGGCGGCGAGGTTGCCGATGGCGCCAACCTCTATGACAACGCCTACATTGGCAACCTGCCTTTTACCTACCCGCCCTTTGCCGGCACGCTATTCAAGTGGATTTCCTCGCTTGCCGATGACCCCCTTATCATCCTCTGGCAAGGCGGCACCATCCTTGCCTTATTGGCCGTCATCCTCATGGTCTTCCACGAGCGCGGCCTCAAACTATCGCCGTTGACCTGGGTCGTTGGCATCCTGCTGGTCCTGTGCGCCCCGGCCGTGGAGCCGATGTACGGCACCTTGTTCTACGGCCAGATCAACGTCTTTTTGATGTTCCTGGTCGCCCTCGACCTCATTCCTAAGAAGTGGGCGCTGCCCGGCGTTGGCATCGGCCTCGCTGCCGGTTTGAAGCTCACCCCGGCCTTCATGGGGTTGGTGCTCCTATTCCAAAAACGCTGGTGGCAGGCGGTCATCAGCGTCCTTACCTTCGCGGTGACCGTGGCGATTGGTTTCGTCACCATCCCGGACGCCGAGGTGTTCTGGACCGATGCCATCTTCAATTCCTCCCGCGTGGGTGAACACACCAACCCGGGCGCGCAGTCCATCCGCTCGCTCATGGTGCGCGCGTGGGGCATCGACGGCGGCTGGATGTGGCTCGCCGCCGTCGCGGTCGTCTTCGTCCTGACCTGCCTGGCACTGCGCACCGCAATGAAGCACAAGAATAACTCCGCCGCCATGGCCTTGGCCGGCATTAGCGCGTGCTTGGTCTCGCCCTTTTCCTGGTACCACCACTGGGTCTGGGTCTTCCCGCTGGCCATCGTGGTCCTCATCTCCGTCAACCAGGCACTGGGCAAGCGCCTGCGCGGTGTCATCGGCGCGCAAGTTGCAGCGCTGGTCTCCTTCGCGGCCATGTGCATCGTGCTCTTGCCCTATGTCTCCGCAGCCTTCTGGCTCGAAGGCGCGAACCGCTCGCTCAACCACTGGGATTTCCAGCCCTGGGCGATGCTCTTTTTCACCGGCTCCGGCATCCTCTACATCGCCTTTTATGCCCTCTGGGGATTCATCCCCGGCACCCAGCCCAGCAAGGACGAGCCCCACGCCGGCCAGCACGCGGCACAGCCCGCTGCTCAGCCTCAGCATGCCCAAGCCCAGCATGCCCAGCCGCAGCGCACCCAGGCTTCCGGTGTACCCGCAGCTGGTGCACCTGCGTCTGGCGCACCTGAGTCTGGCGCTACCTCGCAGGGTGCTTCTGCCCCCGATGAAACCGCAGAGTTCCCGGTATTTAACCCCGAGACCCGCGAGTTTCCTTCCACCGAGGGCTATACCGATATCCCGGCTCCCCCGTCCTACGGCGGCCGCCACGCCCGAGACAACGGCTAA
- a CDS encoding glutamate--cysteine ligase: MKIPAEVFARSPEPTLGVEWEVALVDRDSRDLVPRGAELIDLATAAHPDIHVEKEFLQNTVELVTGICSTVPEAIAELETSLAAVEEAADKLGIDVWASGGHPFTDFRENPLSDKPSYQEIIARTQYWGKQMLLWGTHVHVGISHEDRVWPIINALMTKYPHLLAISACSPGWEGLDTGYASNRTMLYQQLPTAGMPYQFFTWGEWQSYMRDQAISGVINHTGSMHFDIRPASKWGTVEVRVSDATSNLRELSAVVALTHCLVVHYDRMIDAGEELPVLQPWHVAENKWRGARYGMDALVITSRDTDEAWVKDELAQMVEELTPLARELGCAEELAVVHDIIDGGAGYERQRRLFQETGSWRDVVEETCRELHTFRPVR, translated from the coding sequence GTGAAGATTCCGGCAGAAGTATTCGCCCGTTCCCCCGAGCCCACGCTCGGGGTGGAATGGGAAGTCGCGCTCGTGGACCGCGACTCGCGCGATCTCGTCCCGCGCGGGGCTGAGCTGATCGATCTCGCCACTGCCGCCCACCCCGATATTCATGTGGAAAAGGAATTCCTGCAGAATACGGTGGAACTAGTCACGGGCATTTGCTCCACGGTGCCGGAAGCCATTGCGGAGCTAGAAACCTCGCTGGCGGCCGTGGAAGAAGCCGCGGATAAGCTCGGCATCGATGTGTGGGCCTCGGGCGGGCACCCGTTTACGGATTTTCGGGAAAACCCGCTGTCAGATAAACCCAGCTATCAAGAGATCATCGCTCGCACCCAGTACTGGGGAAAGCAGATGCTGCTGTGGGGCACCCACGTCCACGTGGGTATCAGCCACGAGGATCGCGTCTGGCCCATCATCAATGCGCTGATGACAAAGTACCCCCACCTCTTGGCCATCTCTGCGTGCTCGCCGGGGTGGGAAGGATTGGATACGGGTTACGCCTCCAATCGCACCATGCTGTACCAGCAGCTGCCCACCGCCGGCATGCCGTATCAATTCTTCACCTGGGGCGAGTGGCAGTCCTATATGCGGGATCAGGCTATTTCCGGGGTCATTAACCACACCGGCTCGATGCACTTCGATATCCGCCCGGCCTCGAAGTGGGGCACCGTGGAGGTCCGCGTATCCGATGCCACCTCGAACCTGCGGGAGCTATCCGCCGTCGTCGCGCTCACGCACTGCCTGGTCGTTCACTATGACCGCATGATTGATGCGGGCGAGGAGCTGCCCGTCTTGCAGCCGTGGCACGTGGCGGAAAATAAGTGGCGCGGTGCTCGCTACGGCATGGATGCCCTCGTTATTACCTCGCGCGACACGGACGAGGCCTGGGTCAAGGATGAACTGGCCCAGATGGTAGAAGAACTCACTCCCTTAGCCCGTGAGCTAGGCTGCGCGGAAGAGCTGGCCGTAGTGCACGACATCATCGACGGCGGCGCCGGATACGAACGCCAACGTCGGCTCTTCCAAGAAACCGGCAGCTGGCGCGATGTCGTCGAAGAAACCTGCCGCGAACTGCACACCTTCCGGCCGGTGCGCTAA
- a CDS encoding LytR C-terminal domain-containing protein, whose amino-acid sequence MTKENPDNLYDQQFDDAAGEAAAADYGDAYYDDAYEGAYDGDYDDEVDGEDVAAGAAGAGAGAAAARTGGGGGGAHAKKSGLPLRGLAMVLIAVAVMLGLWGLYAMTSEDDDSTVASDSEQSKSDGSANGGQEGNGAGGAAPDGARGDGSRDGNNQPPREGENAHPNGGAEGEANRDANRDTGARDQHGARDQHGEGRGGEEARAGGNDAPSAARDRNDIKVSVLNNSGESDKAKNEADVLKDGGFKVGYVGNLPGDVLTVPKTTVFYPEGDASAESLAKEVAARYQAEVKPMNKDLPKEATEDGAVVVALAVPQA is encoded by the coding sequence GTGACTAAAGAGAATCCGGATAATCTATACGACCAGCAATTCGACGACGCCGCCGGCGAGGCCGCCGCGGCCGATTACGGCGATGCATATTATGACGACGCCTACGAAGGTGCTTACGACGGCGATTATGACGATGAGGTAGACGGCGAGGACGTTGCTGCTGGCGCTGCCGGGGCTGGGGCCGGGGCCGCCGCGGCCAGGACCGGCGGCGGTGGGGGAGGCGCCCACGCCAAAAAGAGCGGTTTACCACTGCGCGGGCTCGCCATGGTGCTTATCGCCGTGGCCGTGATGCTTGGCCTGTGGGGCCTTTATGCCATGACCTCGGAGGACGATGATTCGACCGTCGCTTCTGATTCCGAGCAGTCGAAGTCGGACGGCTCCGCCAATGGCGGCCAAGAAGGCAACGGCGCCGGTGGTGCGGCTCCGGATGGCGCGCGCGGCGACGGTTCCCGCGACGGCAATAACCAGCCGCCTCGTGAGGGCGAGAACGCGCACCCGAACGGCGGCGCCGAGGGCGAGGCTAACCGCGACGCCAACCGCGATACCGGCGCGCGCGACCAGCACGGTGCGCGCGACCAGCACGGTGAAGGCCGCGGCGGGGAGGAAGCCCGGGCCGGCGGCAACGATGCGCCGTCCGCCGCGCGCGACCGCAATGACATTAAGGTCAGCGTTCTTAATAACTCCGGCGAATCCGATAAAGCCAAGAATGAAGCCGATGTGTTGAAGGACGGCGGCTTCAAGGTGGGCTATGTGGGCAACCTGCCAGGCGATGTCCTGACCGTGCCCAAGACCACCGTCTTCTACCCTGAGGGCGATGCCTCCGCGGAGTCCCTGGCCAAGGAAGTAGCCGCGCGCTACCAGGCAGAAGTAAAGCCCATGAATAAGGACCTGCCCAAGGAAGCTACCGAGGACGGCGCCGTTGTGGTCGCCCTCGCCGTGCCACAGGCCTAA
- a CDS encoding DUF3263 domain-containing protein, with product MFYSLSMNPLSDLDAAILDFEETAPRSIGRKEEAIRAQLDISPVRYHQRLNLLLDAPAAAESHPLLVARLKRLREERENTRRAARGNTPPR from the coding sequence ATGTTCTACAGTTTAAGCATGAACCCCTTGTCTGACCTAGACGCCGCCATTTTGGACTTTGAGGAAACCGCCCCGCGCAGCATTGGCCGCAAGGAAGAGGCCATCCGCGCGCAGCTGGATATCTCGCCGGTGCGCTATCACCAACGGCTGAACCTGCTTCTCGATGCCCCCGCCGCCGCCGAATCCCATCCCCTCCTGGTGGCCCGGTTGAAGCGCCTGCGGGAGGAGCGCGAAAATACGCGGCGCGCCGCGCGGGGAAATACCCCACCGCGTTAG
- a CDS encoding peptide deformylase — protein MTIRPIVIHGEPVLHQPTTPVEESEISSPEMQQLIADMYETMEVAHGVGLAANQVGIGKRLFVYHCPDTEGPDGTELPADKAGMRKGCVINPVLETSEIPETMPADDGSDDEGCLSVPGEGFPTGRADWARVTGKDENGNDITVEGYGFFARCLQHETGHLDGYVYTDTLIGRYKRQAKKAIKRNGWTEPGYSWMPGEDEDPFGHDD, from the coding sequence ATGACTATTCGTCCCATCGTTATCCACGGCGAGCCCGTGCTTCATCAGCCCACCACGCCGGTGGAAGAATCCGAGATTTCCAGCCCCGAGATGCAACAGCTCATCGCGGACATGTACGAGACCATGGAGGTCGCCCATGGCGTGGGCTTGGCGGCGAACCAGGTGGGCATAGGCAAGCGGCTCTTCGTCTACCACTGCCCCGATACCGAAGGCCCGGATGGCACCGAGCTGCCTGCGGATAAGGCCGGCATGCGCAAGGGGTGTGTTATCAACCCGGTGCTGGAGACCTCCGAGATCCCAGAGACCATGCCTGCCGATGACGGCTCCGACGACGAAGGCTGCCTCTCCGTGCCGGGCGAGGGCTTTCCCACCGGCCGCGCCGACTGGGCGCGCGTGACCGGCAAGGACGAGAACGGCAACGATATCACCGTGGAGGGCTACGGCTTTTTCGCCCGCTGCCTGCAGCACGAAACCGGCCACCTCGATGGCTACGTCTACACCGACACCCTCATCGGCCGCTACAAGCGCCAGGCAAAGAAGGCCATTAAGCGCAATGGCTGGACCGAGCCGGGCTACTCCTGGATGCCGGGCGAGGACGAAGACCCCTTCGGGCACGACGATTAA
- a CDS encoding N-acetylglutamate synthase, CG3035 family: MSRIFRSDNVQVGDRVVARRDFGGVHSDVIGHVLSLEPLVIRPQLVGGYPSDLEAVEIAPEQLKIIKRLSPRMVRNSDIRAVEYATAQAFPGKEHTWTADGSWLMRAGDGVTGRSNSAVPLGPSAGFNPVPLAEITEFYRRHDLPVCLLIPERIGKPAERLLADATWHTEPEILVMVLRDLADLSAEAPGSHPSGAEFRIDAQPDDAWLQMYHFRGQALPAEALEYLRARIEGTMGFGRLVIDGETVAITRGTITESGDGTAWLGYSAVEVAPAHRRQGLGALLGQHMLRWGREQGAKHAYLDVLASNTAGIRLYEKLGFIEQHRQIYAQLRD, encoded by the coding sequence ATGTCCCGCATCTTTCGCTCCGATAACGTGCAGGTAGGCGATCGCGTCGTGGCTCGGCGCGATTTCGGCGGGGTGCATAGCGATGTCATCGGCCATGTCCTCAGCCTCGAGCCGCTGGTCATCCGCCCGCAGCTGGTCGGCGGCTACCCTTCCGATCTCGAGGCCGTGGAAATCGCGCCCGAGCAGCTGAAGATTATCAAGCGCCTTTCGCCGCGCATGGTGCGCAATTCCGATATCCGCGCCGTCGAATATGCCACCGCCCAGGCCTTTCCCGGCAAGGAGCACACGTGGACCGCGGACGGCTCCTGGCTCATGCGCGCCGGCGATGGCGTGACGGGCCGGTCCAATTCCGCCGTCCCTCTCGGGCCCTCCGCGGGCTTCAATCCGGTGCCGCTGGCGGAAATCACGGAGTTCTACCGCCGCCACGATCTCCCGGTGTGCCTGCTTATCCCGGAGCGCATTGGCAAGCCTGCAGAGCGCCTGCTTGCCGATGCCACCTGGCACACCGAACCCGAAATCCTCGTCATGGTCCTGCGCGATCTCGCAGACCTTTCCGCCGAGGCCCCGGGGTCCCACCCCAGCGGCGCGGAGTTTCGCATCGATGCCCAGCCCGATGACGCATGGCTGCAGATGTACCACTTCCGCGGCCAGGCGCTGCCCGCCGAGGCCCTGGAGTACCTGCGCGCCCGCATCGAGGGCACGATGGGCTTCGGGCGGCTCGTTATTGACGGCGAGACCGTCGCCATCACCCGCGGCACCATCACCGAATCCGGCGACGGCACCGCCTGGCTGGGATACTCCGCCGTGGAGGTAGCACCCGCGCACCGCCGCCAGGGCTTAGGAGCGCTTTTGGGCCAGCACATGCTGCGCTGGGGGCGCGAGCAGGGCGCGAAGCACGCCTACCTCGATGTCTTGGCTTCTAATACCGCCGGCATTCGTCTGTACGAAAAGCTGGGCTTCATCGAGCAGCACCGCCAGATCTACGCGCAGCTGCGCGACTAG
- a CDS encoding exodeoxyribonuclease III: MRITTWNINSVRTRAQRALDLLHTHDIDVLCLQETKVKDDKFPRVAFEDAGYHVTCHGLNQWNGVAIISKEQPEEVFTGFPHQPGFAKDPEKPQDREARALGARIRGVEIWSLYIPNGREITDRHYDYKLDFLYQLARYAAGRAQSKLLLTGDFNIAPRDEDVWDIEAFRGKTHVTEPERAAFQMLEEAGLEEVTRRFTEDQRYTYFDYKGMRFHKNEGMRIDFQLASPPLAKHVTGARVDMEERAGEKTSDHCPLHADFDLPDFDSVR, translated from the coding sequence ATGCGCATCACCACGTGGAATATCAACTCCGTTCGCACCCGCGCCCAGCGGGCGCTGGACCTACTCCACACGCACGACATCGACGTGCTGTGCTTACAAGAGACGAAGGTCAAGGACGATAAATTCCCCCGCGTGGCCTTCGAGGATGCCGGCTACCATGTCACCTGCCATGGCCTGAACCAATGGAATGGCGTGGCCATCATTTCCAAAGAGCAACCAGAGGAAGTCTTTACCGGCTTCCCCCACCAGCCTGGCTTTGCCAAGGACCCAGAAAAGCCCCAGGACCGCGAAGCCCGGGCGCTTGGTGCGCGCATCCGCGGGGTAGAAATCTGGTCGCTGTATATCCCCAACGGCCGCGAGATCACAGACCGCCACTACGACTACAAGCTGGATTTCCTCTACCAGCTCGCCCGCTACGCCGCGGGGCGCGCCCAATCCAAGCTGCTTTTAACCGGCGATTTCAATATCGCCCCGCGTGATGAGGACGTGTGGGATATCGAGGCATTCCGCGGCAAGACGCATGTCACCGAACCCGAGCGCGCCGCCTTCCAGATGCTTGAGGAGGCTGGCCTCGAGGAGGTCACGCGCCGGTTTACCGAGGACCAACGCTATACCTACTTTGATTACAAGGGGATGCGCTTTCACAAAAACGAGGGCATGCGCATCGATTTCCAGCTGGCCTCGCCGCCTTTGGCCAAGCACGTCACCGGCGCCCGCGTAGACATGGAGGAGCGCGCCGGCGAAAAAACCTCCGATCACTGCCCGCTTCATGCAGATTTCGATCTGCCCGATTTCGATTCCGTGCGTTAA